The genomic interval ttaaccacaaactTTAATATAACTAaccataaagaaaaagaaaaaacatttaaaaattatCGACATTGAATTAACCTGAGAATTTTTCTacataaaattaaaaagaaaattctgcatcgtttattctgtaaaataaactttatcataTCGGCTGATGTTGTGGGCCGACCAATAAATCGGTCGGGTTCTAGTAATTATGCAAAGTGGGGGCTACATCGTGATTAACAAAAACCTGTCCGGGATATTGAAAGACACGTAATCAAAGACTCACCTCtgcggaggagaggaagggatgaCCGGACCCGGAGATCGTCAGGTAGTTGTCGCTGCCTCCGGGAAACTGAAACATTCAGACGCACAAATCAGAACGAGGgtgtttattattatgtatttagacagaatTTATCTACCAATCCGATACCATGTTTTGCACGTATATATCACTTTCActaaaactgcaattttctttgccgctctgaaacagcagctgtgcTGCACAGCCActgcgaagaagaagaagtgtgcGTGACCGGGCCCGATAACGACGACGTGCACTGTACTAAAGACTTCTGCTGTTAAAATACGTTAACACGTGTTGTTTACTTTATATACGCAAAGGACAGGTGTTGGAACCAGTACTCTGTATCGGTCAATACCCAAAGTACAGGTATCAGACTCAGTACCGGCTAGTACACAAAGTACAGGTATCGGACACAGTACTCGGTATCGGCTAATacacaaagtccaggtatcggaCACAGTACTCGGTATCGGCTAATACccaaagtccaggtatcggaCTCAGTACTCGGTATCGGCTAATacacaaagtccaggtatcggaCTCAGTAAAAAACTTGCGTACGAACAACGCAACCAATCAGGTAGGTCTGCGCACTGTGATGCGTTCAGGGTCCGGTGCTGGACTCGGACAAAGTGAGGTCACATGTGTGGGTGACAGCCGTTAGCTCCGTCCATCAGGTGACAGTCACCTTGTTGTCAGAGTCAAAGCCGTTGAAGGACTGCGGGTCCAGGAACTCCGGGTCCCCGTCGTGCTGCCCGGTACCGTCCGTTAGGTCCGAATAGAAATTCAGGTCCATGTTTTCAGCGGGGCCTCATGTGTCCGTGTCCGAGTCAAGCGGACGTCACGCAGACGAACCGGGATCTTTTTGTCCTCATTTAACGGGGACACCGAACCAGACGCCGCGATGTTTCAGGTGTTGGGACGAGGAACCGTGCCAGAGATAACCCGGTTAGCCCCCGAGCTAACGTGACTGTTACCTGCTCCTGACACGGTTTAGCTTTAGCCTGGCTGCGGTGCTCCTCAGTCCGCCTGGGGCCGGTTCGTCTGTCGGTCCTCGTCCCGGAGAGACCGGGGTTTACCGAGCGAGGCACCGGTGCTGAACCGGGGCTCCGGTTAACGACAGCGGCGGAGGACAAGGCCAGAACCCCGACTTAGCTTCGTGTTGGCCCGGGTCAGACAGCTCAGAGGATCCCGGAGACACGGTGCCGGTGAAGTTACCGGAAAACCACACCGGAAGCTAGGCGACGGgagtgtcaaaataaaacccgCTGGCTAACTTGAGCTCTAACTGGACCGTTTATAAAAGATGgctgacatgacagctccagaaaagtgaagccaaagcgtcattgtcgccccctggtggctggctgcagtacaggtcatgaGTCCTGCCTCTTCCGAGTGACTGGTatggacacggaccaaactaaagagtaATAGTACaagttaaatacatttcaaacacagtgtGTTGGCATATATTAGTCATTTGATGTTTTAAGAACACGGTGAGACGTCCTGATTGCAGCGTCCCGACGGCACCTGGCTCCCGCCGCTCCAATCCCCCGATCGCTATCGCATGGAATTCATTCAAAATCCATTTCTGTAAAGTCGAAGGAAGCAGCaacgcatcgtccatctttatataaagtctatggtgcAAAAATATCTACTACCCTCTCCCGGGGGCCGAGATGTATAACTGACAGAGGAAGCCACAGCGTCTATTTGAGAAGACTGAGGACATCTCTTGTTGGAAAGTCCGTCCAACGACTACAAAATAGACAAAACAGCCCAAAGAGTCTCAGAATAAGCAGAAAAGAGTCATAACATCGACAAGGAGAGAGAATGAATACGTCGCGTCCTTGCGTCTACGCGGTTCTTCCCAACTTTAATATAATTTAGCTTTGGTTGTGTTTCTTGTGCAAATTTGTTTACCAAATAAAATCCAGGGATTGAATTCACTGTCAATTTAAGGTGCGTGCGTCAAAAAAGTGTCAAGATTGTGGATTTgtgttattaaaaacaataaaataatcataaataatcTTGTTGTATTGAACATAACCCTTTCAATTTAAAGGCTTTgtaattcatgtttattttgaaagctgtGCCAGGAAGTCGCTTGTCAAGAGCTTCCGGACAAAAGTGAATTTTGCTACAGTTTCTTTTATTGAAACACTTCCGCGACTCAATTGCAGCTGATTcgttaatttaaaaaaaaaataataataaaatccgAATATTAAAATGAATCGATGAAACGAATGAGAATTGAATTTTTCCGGCAGGTATTTTACAACTTCTTTCGGTTTCCGGCTTCAGAGTCTTAAAACCTGCGGATTCAAATGACAGTGACACCGCAGCCTCGGTGTTCACAGGGAGACGTTAAATGGAGGAACATTAAAAAGGGGTCAAGGAGGAAAAGTCCGCTCGTCACCACAACGACtgagagtttgtggtgaacACACGTCGCCACAAACTGAACGTCACCTTTTATTCCGTCAACGTGTCTAATGTCAACTACTCTTACCTCCATGTTCACCCCCGGAATctgattatgttttatttttatccccTTTTTTTGTTAGTGAACTTCGCCCAGAACTGATTTCCTCAACATGGCACCGGCTTCCGCCTTTGTACGTACAGGGGAGGGGGGACGTGACGTCAACACGCACAGGATAAAAggggtttcaaaataaaaaaaagcagctgctACAACCGGTTTCCCTGCGCAAGAAACTCCAGAGTAAAAGcattgtatttaaaatgtaaaatacttcaaataaCCTGAAAGTTATAGTTTATTTTACAAGTGCCAATCACAACAGTGTTAGATTTCATGACTTTAGCAAACTTAATATGTACAAAAGTGCTGAAAAGTAAATGAACATGACAACTAAAACAATGACAAGTGAATAATAGGTCATTTATAAAAGACTAATGTCAAACATTCACAAAGTTTTCTGTCTTAAAATCTCATTAAAGTGAGTTTGATGTTTGAAGAagtctgaacagagtttggtggattcgttacagctgcagctcttccggttcaggaagcagagcaTCATGGGTAATAACCAGTGTTCCTTCAGTGAGTGGGTGAAGATAttttagaatttgttttttctctaccaACAGAATAAATCCCCacctgtggctgcagggggcgctgttgctcagtaaacgTTACGCTGTGTGGCTTTAAAATGCAGCTCCAGAACTCGATTAGAAataatcacaaaacaaaaacagtaactTTTCTTTCAAAATTCCTTTATTTGCTCCGTTGTTTTTTcaagcaggttttttttttttttaaacgattcccttttatattaatgtaattaaaaaaagataaaactcGGGATCTCTTTCGTCCATATGTACAAGCGAGACAACAATGTTTAATAGGAAATTACGATGAACACGAAAGAATCCCTGCACGATAACgctgtagaaaacaaaaaggacaaaagcGTGAGAGTGGAATCACACACCTCTAGTTTACAGCCCCGAACTTTAGCAACAAGCTCACGATCTcgttcagacacacaaacacaacaggaagtcagccgGGCGCGTTCAGGTGTGAGGTGGCGAGTGTCAGGGCCTCACACTACACAGCGCAGCAACGACTTTCAGATAGAGGGAATGGAACACACAAATTCATCGTGTCAAGTGTACACATCTaactcacacgcacgcacacacgcgcacacacacactctgagtgacagttttcccagcatgcagtgCAGCGGTCCTCTCCTCAATGGTCCAGTGTGTCAACAACTCGTCTTCTTTCTGATTCtctcacaacaaaaacaaccgCAAAGTTCGTCCTCGCGTTTTCAAACACACGTTTACCTCCGACTCTAACGAATGCACTATTCACATGCAGTCCAACATGGGGGGTTATGGCACAGAGAAGAGCTCTGATTACGTCCTTTACATCAGTTTGATCAGTTTTACTGGGATCTTCATCGACATGAACAAGCCTGTAAAATAAAGACGGAGGACATGGCcgctcccaaaaagtgaagccaaaacatctgatACCCCCTGGTGGCCGCTTCATTTCTGTACAACGGGAGGGAGCgggagacatgtcgtccatctttgttttttacGGTCTGTCGCGCAGCGGTCTGAGCCGAAGCTTCGCGCCGCTAACAGCACGTTAGCACTGCTGGCGTCGCACTGCTCTGCAGACGAACACGTTTGTCACGTCGCaaatttgttttcttcacatacacatgcatgtcTCCCGTATGGAGGCCCAACTCTGCCAAGTTAAAAAGTCAGAGATTGTGAATGTCTCACAATTTTAACTTAGACTAATCAAAATATTGACATATACGTAAAATGTCATCTCCATTATTATAATCTTGAAAAATTCTGACTTGTATGTCAAAAATTCTGATTTACCTTcgcacatttttttaaatcgtgTGTCAAATCATGTCTCGTGAGGCAAAATTGGGAATTCTAAAAGTATTAATTAGAGGTAAGTTTACTCATAACTAACTTTTGATGTTTCCCTGGCAGCGATGGTCTTCCATACCGGAGAGTAGATTCTGATCAATAGCAGCAAGTTCTTTAGAATTAGAAAATAATTCAGTGTCATCCCACTTTAAACTTCACTGTGGATTCAACAAAATCTGAGGTTTCTGGTGGATATCTGCAGAACAGAGGCCCGCACTGATGGATTTCAAGTAAAGAGATGCGCAGAAGCTCGCCGACGTTTCGGTGGACGCGGCTCTGAGCCGGTTTGAAACGGACTCGGAAGTACggtaagaacatttctgcgtCTTTCCGGAGACACGAACACACTCGGATCAGACATTCAGGCGACACTCAGAACAGTCACGTCTGGTTTCCAAAATACATTCTGTACAAAAAGCAACCCTGAGTCTCTTCAGACGCTGCGCAGCCTCCCGCCCTCTGGATTCTGTGTCACCCACTGGTCCCTCTGCCGTCGCACAACGCTGGTCCCTTCTCCGACAAGCCGACAaaccctcagacacacacagacacactcttatttttctgtttttttccttttttcgcATTGATGGAATTGTGTTGGCGTTTCTGTTTCCCCGACGCGAGTGGAATGGAAACCCTCGTCGTGAGAGGAACGTGTACATAAGGAAAGGATAAGGGCTGGTCGTGGGTGTCGACTGacgctgcagccaatgactGTCTCTCTTTTTGGGCCCCCCCCCGTCTCCCTTCCCTCACGTCTGCGTTACTGGCTGCTTCTTTAACGCTGAATTCCTCTCTTCTGCCCAATCAGGAGTAGATGGTGATGACCTCACTTCCTCCGCCTCTGACCAACAGGACGCGCTCGAGTCCTTCTGTCAGAACCTCGAGGAACTCCATGTCTGGTCCGCGAGTCAAGGGGAAATGAAAACGTTTTGTTACGCGTCACTACAGGTGAGACAGTTGGtgaatgcagacacacaaacagagcgaCTCAACGCTTCCTCGAGAAGCCGCAGGTGAGAAGGATACAGTTCTCGTCTCCCTCCGTGTTCCGGGGGGGTCCTGGCATGTTGAGCAGGACGAGTCGGGCGTCGTGGGACTTGTTGGCGATGACCTCGTTGAGTTTGACGGCGGTGTGCATCCGCCTGACGTTGGAGTGAtccctgcaggagaaacacagagcaTCTGAAAAACAGCGCTCCGACCGTAGggtggaaataaagatggaagacacaCGGACACTTTGAGACGATATTCAGATTCGGTCACAGTGGCTGAACTCTCTACTTGATGTTTTATGgcgtccagtctgtgaccttgTGAAAACGCTCCACTCACGGCCTGATGCTGAGCATGTCTCTGAAGCCTTCGGGGGTGGAGCAGCCGGAGTGCGTGGCCCTGTAGTGCAAAGTCTTCTCTTTGGTCCAGGTCATCTGAACTCGACGGTTGTGTTCACAGTTGCCGCCCCCGCTGCTgttgccgccgccgccgccgcctccgcctccgccgccaccaccaccaccgccgctcACTGCCCTCTCTCGCTCGGTGCCGTCTgtgtcgtcgtcgtcgtctgATCCGATGCTCGTCAGACGCAGCATGGAGTTGCGGTCCTTCACCAGCTGGGCCTGacggacaaacacaaacatgtcgtTTCTTACCTCGTCACCGTTTGGACCTTTGTGTTCTGACTCCTCCCTCTTCTACTCCTGACTCCCTGTACCTGTGCGCCTCCTGTGCAGGAGTCAGAGGTTACTCCGGTTCTCCTGCACCGGGGGGAAGGACTCACCTACAACACAAGGTCACCTAATGTGCTAACGACACAAAGGGAACAGAGGGCGCTCTGGGGAACAACTACAGGGACACGACAGCTCCGGTGTTTTCTGAGAGGACGGACCTGAATCAAAAGGCATCTGAGATTCAGAAGTGAGTGATGCAAAGAGAACTGTGACTTGAATCCTTCAGATAAACAACATAAAGAAGAACGGCGGcatttttaaaagtctgaaaACAATAAAGTTTGCAGCTCTCCAGCCGCCTGGTGGccatttgagagaatacaggtttcaggcaggTCCACATTTGCTTCACTTCAcagtctacgtccatttttatttacagtttatgagtttaaccataaaccttgtaaattaaaagataagacaaatacaaccaaatacataGAGCTTGAATTAATTAACTAAGCATACGTGTAAACGTAAattcacactttgtttttgtgtttttctgaaggATTCCACAGAACTCGAAGCTCAGATGTGTTCGCTGATCCAAACCGTGCGAGTGAGAAAACGTCTTTGCTGCGATTCTAGAACGAGACAACTGACGTCCGAGCTGCTCTACGTCACCGAGCCGAAGCTTCACCAGCAAACTTACATCGTCGAAGCTCCAGCGACCCCTCTGAGGCAAAGGGAGACAACAGCAGCTTTAATAGAGCCGTGGGGGGGATGGTGTTCGGATCGATTCTCACAACggattaaaaaaatcaaatctaaaatgcTGAATTTCGATCATTTGACATCTTTTTTGTGCCTCAAATTAGATTTCAACAATAAATTTTATGTGGAAACTACGACTGAGTATCAGGATCCTGTTGAAGAAGACATTTCAAGGATAATGTTGTAATATTACTGGTATAAGTCGTAATTTGATAAGAAAAACTCTAATATTTCAACTTTAATATTACGAATTCATTcttgtaaaagtacaaatgtttTCCTCgtaatattaaaacattatcctcattaaattatgacttcattcttgtaaaataacatttctttcTCGCGACATTGCAACATTATTCTTAATACTAATATTACGACTTTCTTCTCATAATAGAACGACTTTATTTATCTGTCCTGATACTCAAAGTTCTACTAGAAGCATTTCTACATCTAAATAACACGTagtcacatttcacacattcgttcagaggaaactgttgttgctttatgttgtgtgtgttttgctttacttctatatttgatttgattttctcGAACATTTTACACGTTACTGATTTAATTCTGAGACGATAACTAACATTCAAAGATTATATAAAAATCAGCTCGTCTAACGGCTCAAGATGTCTGAAACCTTCTGGAGTTTACTGCGTCTTTTAACTTCCTCTTCTACAATTTGATTAAATTCATGAACTTACATCTGCCCATAACCACTGACCTCACCTGAGACTTTGAAGCGCCACCTGCCTCTGgcctactgctgctgctaccaGGGTTTCCCTGATAAAATGATGCACGACATTCACAAGATAGAATAagatgtgagtgtgttgtgacTCATCTGGCACACAACTCATGTTCATGTTGACAGCGACTCAAACCCGATCATCTAATCACGGATCCCAGGTCACACGTACAGTTCAGGTTCACCTGGATTTAATGTTCACGTACAGTTGGGGTTTTCTCACCTCTCGTTCCCGGTCGGATTTAGAAAGTCGCATCTGTCGGAGCATCTGGGacctctgctccatcatcaGGGTCCGTTCGTACGTGTACGCACTGATGTCGCTGTCGtgctgagagaagaagagcagaggaaaacagaaagatgGTAAAGATTGTGTGGAGACAAGTTGTTCTGTTACCTCTCCAACAAATCcaacagagtgagacatcttTCCAaacaatggtgtgtgtgtgtgtgtgtgtcagatagATGTTCAAACAGCACCGGGAGCAACGCACCATCTCAACCACTTCCACCTCGGCCTCTATGCGGAGGTGATAGAGGAAGGTTGCCAGATCCTTCTTCATCTGAATTGAATTATCCTCCATCTGGGCCACTGTGAAGATTCTCATCCCACATTTACGCCACAcctgagagggggggggggggaagaacaGTCAAACAAAGCTGCTCGAAGCATCACATCCTCTCAAATTTGAAAAAGATATTGAAGATGCATTCAGGGACCTTGTGCTGGCGCAGGAGGAAGGGCAGCAGCATGAGCATCCCCCCGTCGTGGACTATCCACCAGACGTCGATGTAGCCCTCGGTGCAGGGTTCACTGTTGCTGGGGAACAGAGAGATGTTTTTGGGAACCAGCAGGGCCAGGTGGCCGGCTGTGGTCACCCGCACTGTGTCTgcaaggaagaggagagggggggcgTGTTTAGTGAGTTTagtgaaaaacaagaacagacGTGACAGTTCAGAGCTGGTGGACTCACTGATGAAGGTCTTCCAGGACTGCGGGTCCTCGCTCTGCCTCCAGGCGTGAGGCCAGCCCATCACCACGGTGTTGGGTTTCATTCCTCCCAGGCCGCTCGACTGGATCATGTGGCTGATGCCTTCGCGAGGCTTCTGGGCCACGATGCACTGACAGAAGCCCTTCACACGCTCCTTGTCCATCAGGTGCTTCAAGGTCTGAGCAGGACAAATACAGGTGAGATCATGAAAGTTTTCTAGAGCAACAAAGCTTCATGAAGATCGTTTCCGACCTGCTCGGCAGCGAGCGCCTCTCCGTAGCTCTGCAGGAAGTTCCCAGAGACGACGGTGCCGACGATGGTCAGGCCCTTTCCCGCCTTCAGCTGGCTGGCGAACGTCAGCAGGCGAGGAGACTTCACGTGGGCGTCTTCGTCGAGCTTCAGCAACACTAAGAGCTGAGGCCTGGAGAAGAACAAGCAAGACACGGATTCACCCGGAACATCGAGAGGATCAGTTTTCTGtgaatgttaaaacatttaCGTTGCTGATAAATCTGCTTCGTTTGACATTttgccatcttggtttttttgAAATTAGAAGAATCCATattttggaggagcagggggcggAGCCTGACAGAAGTACTAGAGTCACTTTCTCAGAGACTTTgatagaaactaccagtggagtcgccctctgctggtcagtcAAGAGAATACAGGCTTTAGGCACTTTGCTTTTCAGTCTACATTCAATTTACCGTTATATAAATAGAATTCAATTATAACTATATATAGAAAACTTCAGGCTCTACAGAAAaatcattatataataattttgAAAGCAGTAAAAATAGAATTGGGATACATGCGGGTGCCTTTTGTCAAAAGTTAAAAGTTGTTCTGTTTTCCAGCATCATCTTAAGATCTCGTAAATGAAACTGTTCATGTTGTGGCTCAGTACCTCCAGTTCTTGGTGTGTGGTGGTCCCTCTTCCAACCTCAGGAGGGCGTAGCGAGCAGCACTGAGTGACAGACCGCGGATCCCATCCCCCCACTCTTTCTccgctctgacacacacacgtggaacacatacatatatatataagatatgaAGATTTGAATACTCTGATATGTCATGTGTATTCTGTGACCTCCCCAGACAAACAGCCATCCAGGGGACACAGCTCCATGGCAACATACCCGTGATACTCGATATATTTGTAGATCATGCCTGCGATCACCATGGCGATGATTGCGTAGTACCAAGAGGATATGAACATCAGCGCCAGGCAGATGATCATCCCCAAAAATGACAAGGCCCTGGACACAGGGGAACACCAGAGGCAGAGATCAGTGCCTGTGTAAAGCTGTGAtgtagtgtgcgtgtgtgtgtgtgtgtgtgtgtgtgtgtgtgtgtgtgtgtgtgtgtgcgtaccaGTGGTAGTAGGAGAAGCGTGGTCTCCAGTTGGGCGTTCTCAGGAGGGTCTGGAGGGCACAGGCCAGGTTAACGAACAGATAGCACATCAGGAAGAACCTAGATGGAGAGAATATGAATCAATCATATTAATAACAAGTGAGAGATATCCACCCCCCCACTGCTACACAGCTGTGTCTCACATTGTGAGGATGGGAGCCACCAGGTCCAGAGAGGCGATGAGAATCCCCAGCTCAGCGATCAGGCCCGTCAGCAGCAGGGCCCAGGTGGGCTCCCCGTTAGCCTTCCCATGTCCAAACACCTGGAACAGTGGACAAACGCACAAAGGGACAGTCAGTGCCTGAAGAAAACACTTTCTAATGAGTACGATGTGGATTTGAGTGAATATTTGCAGCTCAAACCCGGAGGAAGGGGATGACGTTGTCCTTGGCGATGGCCTGCAGGAGTCGTGGAGCCCCGGTCAGCGACTGCAGGCCTGCGCCACACGTGGAGAAGAACGAGCCGATGACGATGACCCAGGGCGTCGGCCACGCCAGAGTCCCCACCACGAGATTCCCTTTCACCGAGTCGCCAAATCTGCAGGAGGGAAAAATACACGTCAAGTATTTTGAGTATAGAaggggaacagagagagactggTTCTTTCACCACAACAagccacacaaacactaacagacGGATTCAAGATGGCTGACTGACTTGTCTCTGAGGACCACCCCGTCGATGCAGGCGCCGAACAACACGACGCTGGTCAGGTCTGGACGAGGCGCTCAGGGAAACAACCGGCCAATCAAATGAAATCAGTGATAAATAAAGCTGAAGTGAGCGGGTTTTCATTTGACGTGCAAATTATTGTAATAGATCATTTCATGTAAGTTAAGtcaaaagaagcagaagactGATTTTCGAGCAGCTGGTTCCTGACCCGTGTGACGTTATGAAAGGATACAGACGATGGAGGTGGTGAGGATGGCGAGGATGGTTCCGATGGGGATCGAGCGCTGGGCATCTTTCAGGTCCCCCGACCGGTTGGAGCCAGCCATTATTCCTGAGGTGAAAAGCATCAAGCAGAACCGGGTATCGTTCGCTGGTCGAGCGTTTcaggaagagaaaatgacaaaaaaaaaacagaaatgtgcgTACCTGTGACCGAGGGGAAGAAGATGCCGACCAGCAGCGTGAACGAGGTGGTGATGTCAGCAAACACATAAGGCTGGTGGTTGGAGGCGGGGTGTGCAAAATGAGAGGAGTTGACGGAGCCTTTCTCCACCACGTCCCCTTTACTGAGGTAGGAGCTCCACACGTTCTCTGTGAGGACCAGATTCTGTTATTATTACTTATCGCgcctgtgttgatgtgttgtaaacaaaaacacgggattcacacacaaacacactctacCTGAAATGATCCCACTTGCCAGACCGGGGATCCCTTCGATCTCAGAAAAATTGTTGGACATGAAGTATTCGTCGCACGAGGCGTTGAGCTCCGGGCCCTGGCAGAACTGCTTCCAGAGACATGTGGTGTCCTCCACCGGAGCAGGAATGTGGCTGGGGTCAAAGGTCGGGCCTGCCGTGCTGTTTTCTATCGGGACGGACACAGGACGTGAAGAAATCTGAATGGATGCGACTAAGCTGTCGAATGTCACTGAACCCACCACTGGTGATGGTGAAGTTGACGTCCTCTCTCTCCACGGGCTCGTTGGCCGTCAGCGGGAGGGTCTTTGCACACTCGCTGTCGCCGATTTCATGCCCGTTGATGGTTCggtttcccagcatgcacacGCTGCAGACAGGCCCAGCAGGTCAGTCAACACGTGAGGGTTTAGCGATTGGTCAGcgtttgtttttgaaaaaggGTTAGATCAATACTTACGGAAACTGTGGCGGTTTGAAGGCGGAGACCAGCGCTCCGACGTAGATGGAAACGATGGAGACGATGACGCAGGCCAAGAAAATGGAGGCTAGTTTGTTGACGTACTTGACGCCCACGAAGACCAGCAAGGAcatgaggaggagacagatggagcCGTAGACACGCATGTTGTTCAACATGGCCGCCGCTTCGCCTTCGGGGTAGTCGGACTCAAAAATGGCCGCCTTGGGTGCTATGTACatctggaggagggagggaaataaAAGTAGACGTAATATTATTATCAAACCCTTGGAGAATGGGCACTAATGCCAACTAGAGTAATAACAGACATCGTGGTGGTGAAAAGGAAACGACAACGATATCAATAACTTCTAATAATGAagatgaaaaggaggaggaaccCACCAGCAGGATCTCGATGGCTCCCAGGATGTACATGGCTCCAGCAAAGGTGGTTCCCAGGTAGAAACAGATGCCCACCGCCCCCCCAAACTCCGGACCCAGAGAGCGGCTGATCATGAAGTACGAGCCTCCCGctggagagggggaggagagagagcgagagggggggagggagagaaagagagcgaggcAGGTGGTACATCAGGGTAGTacgacagaagaagaaaaataaaagataaggGTGGAAAgcaatgaggaggaggaggaggagaagaggaggaggaaaagaaagacaagaagaggagATGGGACATAAAAGAGAGATGGGATGGATGGTTAGTAACAATTTGATGTTAGGAGGCGGGGGGGAGGAGCGCTGATGAGAAGTCAATGTTCGTAGAAATAAGCACAAAGTTCTACATGAAACATTGGTGCAAGAAGACAGAGCAGATCTTTGGTCAAATAGTATCTGCAAACAACTCCTGGTAAAAGACTGGGTGGAGCTGACTGGGTTTAAAGAGTGTGAAGGCTGGTTGT from Hippoglossus stenolepis isolate QCI-W04-F060 chromosome 23, HSTE1.2, whole genome shotgun sequence carries:
- the LOC118102705 gene encoding solute carrier family 12 member 6 isoform X4, translated to MASVRFTVTPTKAEDLPGLSDTSPDISSRSGARVRFGSRESVNRSDPLSETSTTTATAGGGGTETPDHSNTEQGDGNSKISSVYINNSHGVDDDDFYDRNLALFEEEMDTRPKVSSLLSRLANYTNLTQGAKEHEEAESIGEKKKPGKSPQMGTFMGVYLPCLQNIFGVILFLRLTWVVGNAGVLQALSIVFICCCCTMLTAISMSAIATNGVVPAGGSYFMISRSLGPEFGGAVGICFYLGTTFAGAMYILGAIEILLMYIAPKAAIFESDYPEGEAAAMLNNMRVYGSICLLLMSLLVFVGVKYVNKLASIFLACVIVSIVSIYVGALVSAFKPPQFPVCMLGNRTINGHEIGDSECAKTLPLTANEPVEREDVNFTITSENSTAGPTFDPSHIPAPVEDTTCLWKQFCQGPELNASCDEYFMSNNFSEIEGIPGLASGIISENVWSSYLSKGDVVEKGSVNSSHFAHPASNHQPYVFADITTSFTLLVGIFFPSVTGIMAGSNRSGDLKDAQRSIPIGTILAILTTSIVYLTSVVLFGACIDGVVLRDKFGDSVKGNLVVGTLAWPTPWVIVIGSFFSTCGAGLQSLTGAPRLLQAIAKDNVIPFLRVFGHGKANGEPTWALLLTGLIAELGILIASLDLVAPILTMFFLMCYLFVNLACALQTLLRTPNWRPRFSYYHWALSFLGMIICLALMFISSWYYAIIAMVIAGMIYKYIEYHGAEKEWGDGIRGLSLSAARYALLRLEEGPPHTKNWRPQLLVLLKLDEDAHVKSPRLLTFASQLKAGKGLTIVGTVVSGNFLQSYGEALAAEQTLKHLMDKERVKGFCQCIVAQKPREGISHMIQSSGLGGMKPNTVVMGWPHAWRQSEDPQSWKTFINTVRVTTAGHLALLVPKNISLFPSNSEPCTEGYIDVWWIVHDGGMLMLLPFLLRQHKVWRKCGMRIFTVAQMEDNSIQMKKDLATFLYHLRIEAEVEVVEMHDSDISAYTYERTLMMEQRSQMLRQMRLSKSDREREAQLVKDRNSMLRLTSIGSDDDDDTDGTERERAVSGGGGGGGGGGGGGGGGNSSGGGNCEHNRRVQMTWTKEKTLHYRATHSGCSTPEGFRDMLSIRPDHSNVRRMHTAVKLNEVIANKSHDARLVLLNMPGPPRNTEGDENYMEFLEVLTEGLERVLLVRGGGSEVITIYS
- the LOC118102705 gene encoding solute carrier family 12 member 6 isoform X3; translation: MASVRFTVTPTKAEDLPGLSDTSPDISSRSGARVRFGSRESVNRSDPLSETSTTTATAGGGGTETPDHSNTEQGDGNSKISSVYINNSHGVDDDDFYDRNLALFEEEMDTRPKVSSLLSRLANYTNLTQGAKEHEEAESIGEKKKPGKSPQMGTFMGVYLPCLQNIFGVILFLRLTWVVGNAGVLQALSIVFICCCCTMLTAISMSAIATNGVVPAGGSYFMISRSLGPEFGGAVGICFYLGTTFAGAMYILGAIEILLMYIAPKAAIFESDYPEGEAAAMLNNMRVYGSICLLLMSLLVFVGVKYVNKLASIFLACVIVSIVSIYVGALVSAFKPPQFPVCMLGNRTINGHEIGDSECAKTLPLTANEPVEREDVNFTITSENSTAGPTFDPSHIPAPVEDTTCLWKQFCQGPELNASCDEYFMSNNFSEIEGIPGLASGIISENVWSSYLSKGDVVEKGSVNSSHFAHPASNHQPYVFADITTSFTLLVGIFFPSVTGIMAGSNRSGDLKDAQRSIPIGTILAILTTSIVYLTSVVLFGACIDGVVLRDKFGDSVKGNLVVGTLAWPTPWVIVIGSFFSTCGAGLQSLTGAPRLLQAIAKDNVIPFLRVFGHGKANGEPTWALLLTGLIAELGILIASLDLVAPILTMFFLMCYLFVNLACALQTLLRTPNWRPRFSYYHWALSFLGMIICLALMFISSWYYAIIAMVIAGMIYKYIEYHGAEKEWGDGIRGLSLSAARYALLRLEEGPPHTKNWRPQLLVLLKLDEDAHVKSPRLLTFASQLKAGKGLTIVGTVVSGNFLQSYGEALAAEQTLKHLMDKERVKGFCQCIVAQKPREGISHMIQSSGLGGMKPNTVVMGWPHAWRQSEDPQSWKTFINTVRVTTAGHLALLVPKNISLFPSNSEPCTEGYIDVWWIVHDGGMLMLLPFLLRQHKVWRKCGMRIFTVAQMEDNSIQMKKDLATFLYHLRIEAEVEVVEMHDSDISAYTYERTLMMEQRSQMLRQMRLSKSDRERERGRWSFDDAQLVKDRNSMLRLTSIGSDDDDDTDGTERERAVSGGGGGGGGGGGGGGGGNSSGGGNCEHNRRVQMTWTKEKTLHYRATHSGCSTPEGFRDMLSIRPDHSNVRRMHTAVKLNEVIANKSHDARLVLLNMPGPPRNTEGDENYMEFLEVLTEGLERVLLVRGGGSEVITIYS